One window from the genome of Streptomyces sp. NBC_00287 encodes:
- a CDS encoding CynX/NimT family MFS transporter, with amino-acid sequence MASEETRTTNPPTVRSSAEATDAPPVSGTRAWTTRLIVLGIVLAALNLRPAITSLGALLEEVRDGLGMSGSVAGLLTSVPPLCFAVFGVMAPRLARRFGAGAVVCAGMVAITTGLLIRPYAGGTPGFLAASALALMGIAVSNVLMPVIVKRWFPDRVGSMTGLYSMALALGTSTAAAVTVPMTDALGGNWQSGLVVWAGLAAAAVLPWIPFVRDRRAPGSAEDAPARGGGLAREQARRPDDAPALRITRSRTAWALAVFFGLQATAAYITMGWMAQIFRDAGVPAGTAGLLLAVTMVMGVPLAFVIPRVATRLPHQGPIALALGVCGLAGYAGLYFAPAAGAWAWAVLLGISNCAFPLALTMVGMRARTGAGVAQLSAFAQSTGYLISIPGPLLVGVLYQHSGGWGLPIALMTALMIPQMAVGVLAGRNRTVEDEAAR; translated from the coding sequence ATGGCGAGCGAGGAAACCCGGACGACGAATCCCCCGACCGTACGCAGCTCGGCCGAGGCGACCGACGCGCCCCCGGTGTCCGGCACGCGCGCGTGGACGACGCGTCTGATCGTCCTCGGCATCGTGCTGGCCGCGCTGAACCTCCGCCCCGCCATCACCAGCCTCGGCGCCCTCCTGGAGGAAGTCCGCGACGGCCTCGGCATGAGCGGCAGCGTGGCCGGGCTGCTCACCTCCGTGCCCCCGCTCTGCTTCGCCGTCTTCGGCGTCATGGCACCCCGGCTGGCCCGCCGCTTCGGCGCCGGCGCCGTCGTCTGCGCGGGCATGGTCGCGATCACGACCGGCCTGCTGATCCGCCCCTACGCGGGCGGCACTCCCGGCTTCCTCGCCGCCAGCGCCCTGGCCCTGATGGGCATCGCGGTCAGCAATGTCCTGATGCCGGTCATCGTCAAGCGCTGGTTCCCCGACCGCGTCGGCTCCATGACCGGCCTGTACTCGATGGCCCTCGCCCTCGGCACCTCGACCGCGGCGGCCGTCACGGTGCCGATGACGGATGCGCTCGGCGGGAACTGGCAGTCCGGTCTCGTGGTGTGGGCGGGCCTGGCCGCGGCGGCCGTACTGCCGTGGATCCCGTTCGTACGGGACCGGCGGGCGCCGGGGTCGGCCGAGGATGCGCCCGCGCGTGGGGGAGGGCTCGCGCGTGAGCAAGCGCGCCGACCTGACGATGCCCCCGCGCTGCGGATCACGCGCAGCCGTACCGCCTGGGCGCTCGCCGTGTTCTTCGGGCTCCAGGCCACCGCCGCCTACATCACGATGGGCTGGATGGCGCAGATCTTCCGGGACGCGGGCGTGCCCGCGGGCACGGCCGGGCTGCTGCTGGCGGTCACCATGGTGATGGGCGTGCCGCTGGCCTTCGTCATCCCGCGCGTCGCCACCCGGCTGCCGCACCAGGGCCCCATCGCCCTCGCGCTCGGCGTCTGCGGCCTCGCCGGATACGCCGGCCTGTACTTCGCGCCCGCCGCCGGAGCCTGGGCCTGGGCCGTGCTGCTCGGCATCTCCAACTGCGCCTTCCCGCTCGCCCTGACCATGGTCGGGATGCGGGCCAGGACCGGCGCGGGCGTCGCCCAGCTGTCGGCCTTCGCGCAGAGCACCGGCTATCTGATCTCCATCCCGGGCCCGCTCCTGGTCGGCGTGCTCTACCAGCACAGCGGCGGCTGGGGCCTGCCCATCGCGCTGATGACCGCCCTGATGATCCCGCAGATGGCGGTGGGCGTCCTCGCGGGGCGCAACCGCACGGTCGAGGACGAGGCGGCCCGCTGA
- the fabG gene encoding 3-oxoacyl-[acyl-carrier-protein] reductase, whose product MSRSVLVTGGNRGIGLAIARAFADAGDKVAITYRSGEPPAGFLAVKCDITDTEQVEQAYKEIEAEHGPVEVLVANAGMTKDQLLMRMSEEDFTSVVDTNLTGTFRVVKRANRGMLRAKKGRVVLISSVVGLLGSAGQANYAASKAALVGFARSLARELGSRNITFNVVAPGFVDTDMTKVLTDEQRANIVSQVPLGRYAQPQEIAATVRFLASDDASYITGAVIPVDGGLGMGH is encoded by the coding sequence TTGAGCCGCTCGGTTCTCGTCACCGGAGGCAACCGGGGCATCGGCCTCGCCATCGCCCGCGCATTCGCCGACGCCGGCGACAAGGTCGCCATCACATACCGCTCGGGTGAGCCGCCGGCCGGCTTCCTCGCCGTCAAGTGCGACATCACCGACACCGAGCAGGTGGAGCAGGCCTACAAGGAGATCGAGGCCGAGCACGGCCCGGTCGAGGTCCTCGTCGCCAACGCGGGCATGACCAAGGACCAGCTCCTGATGCGTATGTCCGAGGAGGACTTCACCTCGGTCGTCGACACCAACCTCACGGGCACCTTCCGCGTCGTCAAGCGCGCCAACCGGGGCATGCTGCGGGCCAAGAAGGGCCGCGTCGTCCTGATCTCGTCCGTGGTCGGGCTGCTCGGCTCCGCGGGGCAGGCGAACTACGCCGCCTCCAAGGCCGCGCTGGTCGGCTTCGCGCGTTCCCTCGCCCGAGAGCTTGGTTCGCGCAACATCACTTTCAATGTCGTCGCGCCCGGCTTCGTGGACACCGACATGACCAAGGTGCTCACCGACGAGCAGCGCGCGAACATCGTGTCGCAGGTCCCGCTCGGCCGGTACGCGCAGCCGCAGGAGATCGCCGCGACGGTGCGGTTCCTCGCCTCGGACGACGCCTCGTACATCACTGGAGCCGTCATTCCCGTTGACGGCGGACTGGGAATGGGTCACTGA
- a CDS encoding SixA phosphatase family protein: protein MSVAESRRIVLFRHAKADWPQVTDHERPLADRGRMDAAVAGRKLADTGVPFDLALCSTATRTRETWKLAVHEFSHRPKTVYEERIYEASPGELIAVLNETPDDVHSAVLIGHNPGVQGLADVLSGSAEEDARTRMNRRGFPAAAFAVLTFTGSWKTLEPGAAKLLDYWAPSE, encoded by the coding sequence ATGAGCGTCGCAGAATCCCGCAGGATTGTCCTCTTCCGGCATGCGAAAGCCGACTGGCCACAGGTGACCGACCATGAGCGGCCGCTCGCCGATCGGGGCCGTATGGACGCCGCCGTCGCCGGACGCAAGCTCGCCGACACCGGAGTCCCCTTCGATCTGGCCCTCTGCTCCACCGCGACCCGCACCCGCGAGACCTGGAAGCTGGCCGTCCATGAGTTCTCGCACCGGCCGAAAACCGTCTACGAGGAGCGGATCTACGAGGCCTCGCCCGGCGAGCTGATCGCCGTGCTCAACGAGACCCCGGACGATGTGCACAGCGCCGTCCTCATCGGCCACAACCCCGGTGTGCAGGGCCTCGCCGACGTCCTGTCCGGCTCCGCCGAGGAGGACGCCCGCACCCGGATGAACCGCCGCGGCTTCCCGGCCGCCGCCTTCGCGGTGCTGACCTTCACCGGCTCCTGGAAGACCCTGGAACCGGGCGCGGCCAAGCTGCTCGACTACTGGGCACCGTCGGAGTGA
- a CDS encoding ABC transporter ATP-binding protein/permease — translation MPELVLELNGQTWTLDPSRTYTLGRDPQGDIVLDDARVSWRHATISWSGRSWAIEDHGSTNGTFVQGQRIHQMEIGPGSSVHLGNATDGPRVSLTGAAAGVSVPEAQPQQQPYAAQGAGWAQAQQQAPQAGWQQPQQAAPNIPQQQGPGVGAGAPPVYGDRSPTTFHQFAIGRVMRIGRALENELVVSDLQVSRNHAEFHSTPDGRMEIRDLGSHNGTYVNGQPIAKGGSQLLGPADIVGVGHSTFRIVGDRLEEFVDTGEVSFSARHLTVTVDGGKQILKDVSFGVPEKSLVAVIGPSGSGKSTLLKALTGYRPANQGDVLYDNRNLYKQFAELRQRIGLVPQDDILHKELTVKKALKYAAKLRFPADTTAQEREARIDEVLRELKLDIHKEKKVTSLSGGQRKRVSVALELLTKPSLIFLDEPTSGLDPGMDRDVMQLLRGLADDGRTVLVVTHSVAELAICDKLLVMAPGGAVAYFGPPEEALNFFGYDTWADVFSAFENYRDYDWAGRWKGSQHYQMYAADIDAIAPQSVQMPPMQAMKPPKPQGWGSQLLTLVRRYVSVIASDKGFLALTVILPAVLGAVSLLIDPDKDLLVRAVNPQTGLPIPNGTATTVLLILAVGACFAGAANSVRELIKERVIYERERATGLSRSAYLMSKVIVLGAVTVFQGLMVGVIGFSSRTIPDEALILGEGKAAVLLELSIPIMGLGFTSMMFGLVISSLVKTAEKTMPLLVMFAIVQVVFTGCLFALHGSPGVNEFSYLMPSRWAVAAAGATLDFNNISPPKEKGDTDPLWDHTVSAYSIDMIALIVLGVLCGFLVARFLRRHEPEVMRK, via the coding sequence GTGCCGGAACTCGTACTGGAATTGAACGGACAAACCTGGACGCTCGATCCGTCCAGGACATACACCCTCGGACGTGATCCGCAGGGTGACATCGTGCTGGACGACGCCAGAGTCTCCTGGCGGCACGCCACGATCAGCTGGAGCGGCCGCAGTTGGGCCATTGAGGACCATGGCTCCACCAACGGCACGTTCGTGCAGGGCCAGCGGATCCATCAGATGGAGATCGGCCCCGGCTCGTCCGTGCACCTGGGCAACGCGACCGACGGACCGCGGGTGAGCCTTACCGGCGCCGCGGCCGGCGTGTCCGTGCCGGAGGCACAGCCCCAGCAGCAGCCGTACGCCGCACAGGGCGCCGGCTGGGCACAGGCGCAGCAGCAGGCCCCGCAGGCGGGCTGGCAACAGCCGCAGCAGGCCGCGCCCAACATCCCCCAGCAGCAGGGCCCCGGCGTCGGCGCGGGGGCGCCGCCGGTCTACGGCGACCGCAGCCCGACCACGTTCCACCAGTTCGCGATCGGCCGCGTCATGCGCATCGGCCGTGCCCTGGAGAACGAACTGGTCGTCTCCGACCTCCAGGTCTCCCGGAACCACGCCGAGTTCCACTCGACGCCCGACGGCCGTATGGAGATCCGCGACCTCGGCTCGCACAACGGCACGTACGTCAACGGCCAGCCGATCGCCAAGGGCGGTTCGCAACTCCTCGGCCCCGCGGACATCGTGGGCGTGGGTCACTCCACGTTCCGGATCGTCGGCGACCGTCTCGAGGAGTTCGTCGACACCGGTGAAGTCTCCTTCTCCGCACGCCACTTGACGGTCACCGTCGACGGCGGCAAGCAGATCCTCAAGGACGTCTCCTTCGGCGTCCCCGAGAAGTCGCTGGTCGCGGTCATCGGCCCGTCGGGCTCCGGCAAGTCGACGCTGCTCAAGGCGCTCACCGGCTACCGCCCCGCCAACCAGGGCGATGTCCTCTACGACAACCGGAACCTCTACAAGCAGTTCGCCGAACTGCGCCAGCGCATCGGTCTGGTCCCGCAGGACGACATCCTGCACAAGGAGCTGACCGTCAAGAAGGCCCTCAAGTACGCGGCCAAGCTGCGCTTCCCCGCCGACACCACGGCGCAGGAGCGCGAGGCCCGGATCGACGAGGTGCTGCGCGAACTGAAGCTGGACATCCACAAGGAGAAGAAGGTCACCTCCCTCTCCGGCGGCCAGCGCAAGCGTGTCTCGGTGGCCCTGGAGCTGCTCACCAAGCCGTCGCTGATCTTCCTGGACGAGCCCACCTCCGGCCTCGACCCGGGCATGGACCGCGATGTCATGCAGCTGCTGCGCGGCCTCGCCGACGACGGCCGCACGGTCCTCGTGGTCACCCACTCCGTGGCGGAGCTGGCGATCTGCGACAAGCTGCTGGTGATGGCGCCGGGCGGTGCGGTCGCGTACTTCGGTCCGCCCGAGGAGGCGCTGAACTTCTTCGGCTACGACACCTGGGCCGATGTCTTCTCCGCCTTCGAGAACTACCGCGACTACGACTGGGCGGGCCGCTGGAAGGGCTCGCAGCACTACCAGATGTACGCCGCGGACATCGACGCGATCGCTCCGCAGTCCGTACAGATGCCGCCGATGCAGGCGATGAAGCCGCCCAAGCCGCAGGGCTGGGGCTCACAGCTGCTGACCCTGGTCCGCCGCTATGTGTCGGTGATCGCCTCCGACAAGGGCTTCCTGGCGCTGACGGTGATCCTGCCGGCCGTGCTCGGCGCGGTCAGCCTGCTGATCGACCCGGACAAGGACCTGCTGGTCAGGGCGGTGAACCCGCAGACCGGCCTGCCGATTCCGAACGGCACGGCCACCACGGTCCTGCTGATCCTGGCGGTCGGCGCGTGCTTCGCGGGCGCCGCCAACTCCGTGCGTGAGCTGATCAAGGAACGGGTCATCTACGAGCGGGAGCGGGCCACCGGCCTGTCCCGCTCGGCTTACCTGATGTCCAAGGTGATCGTGCTCGGCGCCGTCACCGTGTTCCAGGGCCTGATGGTCGGCGTCATCGGCTTCTCCAGCCGGACGATTCCCGACGAGGCGCTGATCCTCGGCGAGGGCAAGGCCGCCGTACTGCTGGAACTCTCCATCCCGATCATGGGCCTCGGCTTTACGTCCATGATGTTCGGTCTGGTCATCTCCTCGCTGGTGAAGACCGCCGAGAAGACCATGCCGCTGCTGGTGATGTTCGCGATCGTCCAGGTCGTGTTCACCGGCTGCCTGTTCGCCCTGCACGGCAGCCCCGGTGTCAACGAGTTCTCGTACCTGATGCCGTCCCGCTGGGCGGTCGCCGCCGCGGGCGCCACGCTGGACTTCAACAACATCAGCCCGCCCAAGGAGAAGGGCGACACCGACCCGCTGTGGGACCACACGGTCAGCGCCTACAGCATCGACATGATCGCCCTGATCGTGCTCGGCGTGCTCTGCGGCTTCCTCGTGGCCCGCTTCCTGCGCCGCCACGAGCCCGAGGTCATGCGCAAGTAA
- a CDS encoding SGM_5486 family transporter-associated protein, whose translation MSPVLDPNPQNGQKKMLLVFGSFFAIFVIIGIIATIASP comes from the coding sequence ATGTCGCCAGTGCTCGACCCGAACCCGCAGAACGGCCAGAAGAAGATGCTCCTCGTCTTCGGCTCGTTCTTCGCCATCTTCGTGATCATCGGAATCATCGCGACGATCGCCTCGCCGTGA
- the fabI gene encoding enoyl-ACP reductase FabI, which translates to MSGILEGKRVLITGVLMESSIAFHTAKLAQEQGAEIILTAFPRPTLTERIARKLPKPTKVIELDVTNDEHLGRLADIVGEELGSLDGVVHSIGFAPQDALGGNFLNTPFESVATAMHVSAYSLKSLTMACLPLMQNGGSVVGLTFDAQYAWPQYDWMGPAKAALEATSRYMARDLGKQNIRCNLISAGPIGSMAAKSIPGFAELASVWDSRAPLEWDLKDPEPAGRGVVALLSDWFPKTTGEIIHVDGGLHAIGA; encoded by the coding sequence ATGAGCGGAATTCTCGAGGGCAAGCGCGTCCTGATCACCGGTGTGCTGATGGAGTCCTCCATCGCCTTCCACACCGCCAAGCTGGCCCAGGAGCAGGGCGCCGAGATCATTCTCACCGCCTTCCCGCGGCCCACGCTGACCGAGCGCATCGCCAGGAAGCTGCCCAAGCCCACCAAGGTCATCGAGCTCGACGTCACCAATGACGAGCACCTCGGCCGGCTCGCCGACATCGTCGGCGAGGAGCTCGGCAGCCTCGACGGCGTCGTGCACTCCATCGGCTTCGCGCCGCAGGACGCGCTCGGCGGCAACTTCCTGAACACCCCGTTCGAGTCCGTCGCCACGGCCATGCATGTCTCGGCGTACTCCCTGAAGTCGCTGACCATGGCCTGTCTGCCGCTGATGCAGAACGGCGGCTCGGTCGTCGGCCTCACCTTCGACGCGCAGTACGCCTGGCCGCAGTACGACTGGATGGGCCCGGCCAAGGCCGCCCTCGAGGCCACCAGCCGCTACATGGCGCGCGACCTCGGCAAGCAGAACATCCGCTGCAACCTCATCTCCGCGGGCCCGATCGGCTCGATGGCCGCCAAGTCCATCCCGGGCTTCGCCGAGCTGGCCTCCGTCTGGGACAGCCGCGCTCCGCTGGAGTGGGACCTGAAGGACCCGGAGCCGGCCGGCCGCGGTGTCGTCGCCCTGCTGAGCGACTGGTTCCCGAAGACCACCGGCGAGATCATCCACGTCGACGGCGGTCTGCACGCCATCGGCGCGTGA
- the serB gene encoding phosphoserine phosphatase SerB yields MSASQTSDVPTLLVKIFGKDRPGITAGLFDTLAAYSVDVVDIEQVVTRGRIVLCALVTEPPRGLEGDLRATVHSWAESMKMQAEIISGLGDNRPRGHGRSLVTVLGHPLTAEATSAIAARITHVGGNIDRIFRLAKYPVTAVEFAVSGVETEPLRTALVTDAAKLGVDVAVVAAGLHRRAQRLVVMDVDSTLIQDEVIELFAAHAGCEDQVAEVTAAAMRGELDFEQSLHARVALLEGLDASVVDKVRSEVRLTPGARTLIRTLKRLGYQVGVVSGGFTQVTDDLKERLGLDFAQANTLEIVDGRLTGKVTGEIVDRAGKARLLRRFAAEAGVPLAQTVAIGDGANDLDMLNAAGLGVAFNAKPVVREAAHTAVNVPFLDTVLYLLGVTREEVEAADMHHDED; encoded by the coding sequence ATGAGCGCTTCGCAGACCTCCGACGTCCCCACCCTTCTCGTCAAGATCTTCGGGAAGGACAGGCCGGGCATCACGGCCGGACTCTTCGACACCCTCGCCGCCTACTCCGTCGACGTGGTCGACATCGAGCAGGTCGTCACCCGTGGCCGGATCGTGCTGTGCGCGCTCGTGACCGAGCCTCCCCGCGGTCTCGAAGGTGATCTGCGGGCCACCGTCCACAGCTGGGCGGAGTCCATGAAGATGCAGGCCGAGATCATCTCCGGGCTCGGCGACAACCGTCCGCGCGGGCACGGCCGTTCCCTGGTCACGGTGCTCGGGCATCCCCTCACCGCGGAGGCCACGTCCGCCATCGCCGCGAGGATCACCCACGTCGGCGGCAACATCGACCGTATCTTCCGGCTCGCCAAGTACCCCGTGACGGCCGTCGAGTTCGCGGTGTCCGGGGTGGAGACCGAGCCGCTGCGCACCGCTTTGGTGACGGACGCGGCGAAGCTCGGGGTCGATGTCGCGGTGGTCGCGGCGGGCCTGCACCGGCGGGCGCAGCGCCTGGTCGTGATGGATGTGGACTCCACGCTCATCCAGGACGAGGTGATCGAGCTCTTCGCCGCGCACGCGGGCTGCGAGGACCAGGTCGCCGAGGTGACGGCGGCGGCGATGCGCGGGGAGCTGGACTTCGAGCAGTCGCTGCACGCGCGTGTGGCGCTTCTGGAGGGGCTCGACGCCTCGGTCGTGGACAAGGTGCGCAGCGAGGTGCGGCTGACGCCGGGCGCGCGCACGCTGATCCGTACGCTGAAGCGGCTCGGCTACCAAGTCGGCGTGGTCTCCGGTGGGTTCACCCAGGTCACGGACGATCTGAAGGAGCGGCTCGGGCTGGACTTCGCCCAGGCCAACACCCTGGAGATCGTCGACGGCAGGCTGACGGGCAAGGTCACCGGCGAGATCGTGGACCGCGCGGGCAAGGCACGGCTGCTGCGCCGCTTCGCCGCCGAGGCGGGCGTACCGCTGGCGCAGACGGTGGCGATCGGTGACGGCGCCAACGATCTGGACATGCTGAACGCGGCCGGTCTCGGGGTCGCCTTCAACGCCAAGCCGGTGGTGCGGGAGGCCGCGCACACCGCGGTGAACGTGCCGTTCCTCGACACGGTGCTCTATCTGCTGGGTGTCACCCGCGAAGAGGTCGAGGCCGCCGATATGCACCACGACGAGGACTGA
- a CDS encoding streptophobe family protein: MSASRNVESTKVPWVDVLLSAVAAVSWALIGMAGTAALGLHLLEADAAGSLGPMTAAAVALGAGGSVTPSGDVSAFGLTGAEATTAIEITPLGVSLVGALLLSWFFLRSLRAAGVVIAPAELAARAGAVVALFVAMLGGLAWAGHDVITFDGSALGLDDLPGGGGGGGVEIPGLGDVGDIGGLLPDQIGDLIDAEAAVGFTVDTAPTLLGGACWSAGILLIALLASRRTPLPPGWTALHRVVRPAVSALVGVLLMAVLAGFAAALYALIGDDNPKRIAGAALLGAPNGVWLGIPIGLFVPWDGEAGGPLAQFLPDPLDDLLVDSDRAVTLGRLAELDGRVWLLGVAAAMAMLLAGVLTAVRTPVESGTLGFAGRCALRLGIVTALALPLLAWLTEVSVDASLAVLGVDAFDAGIELHGQLGMALLLGALWGAGAGAAGALLARATGAAGQRAAALALGDGAVGGAGPARQAGALPGQAVGSGPYAPGSSYRPPNPDTNPYLRVPEELREPEDARPQVPSSSDDQDLSGDDVYGAPTVVRPMGPPPRSSRWSPRGRPGSRSSDGSGEGPPPPPPPPPPAPPRGPKGRG; the protein is encoded by the coding sequence ATGAGCGCGTCCAGGAACGTCGAGAGCACGAAGGTGCCATGGGTGGACGTCCTGCTGTCCGCGGTCGCCGCGGTGAGCTGGGCGCTGATCGGTATGGCGGGCACCGCCGCGCTGGGTCTGCATCTGCTGGAGGCGGACGCGGCGGGCTCGCTGGGCCCGATGACCGCGGCGGCTGTGGCGCTCGGGGCGGGTGGTTCGGTGACGCCGTCGGGCGATGTGTCCGCGTTCGGCCTGACGGGCGCGGAGGCGACCACAGCGATCGAGATCACGCCATTGGGTGTCAGCCTGGTCGGCGCGCTGCTGCTGTCGTGGTTCTTTCTACGATCCTTGCGCGCGGCGGGAGTTGTGATCGCACCGGCCGAACTCGCCGCGCGCGCGGGCGCGGTGGTCGCGCTGTTCGTGGCGATGCTCGGCGGGCTCGCCTGGGCAGGACACGATGTGATCACGTTCGACGGGAGCGCGCTCGGGCTCGACGATCTGCCCGGCGGCGGGGGCGGGGGCGGCGTCGAGATCCCCGGACTCGGTGACGTCGGGGACATCGGCGGGCTGCTGCCCGACCAGATCGGCGACCTGATCGACGCCGAGGCGGCGGTCGGCTTCACGGTCGACACGGCGCCGACGCTGCTCGGCGGCGCCTGCTGGTCGGCCGGGATCCTGCTGATCGCGCTGCTGGCCTCGCGGCGCACTCCCCTGCCGCCCGGCTGGACGGCCCTGCACCGCGTGGTGCGGCCCGCTGTGTCCGCCCTCGTCGGGGTGCTGCTGATGGCGGTCCTCGCGGGGTTCGCTGCGGCGCTGTACGCGCTGATCGGCGACGACAACCCGAAGCGGATCGCGGGCGCCGCGCTGCTCGGGGCGCCGAACGGCGTGTGGCTGGGCATCCCGATCGGCCTGTTCGTGCCGTGGGACGGCGAGGCCGGCGGCCCACTGGCGCAGTTCCTGCCCGACCCGCTGGACGACCTGCTGGTCGACTCCGACCGCGCCGTGACGCTGGGGCGCCTTGCGGAGCTGGACGGACGCGTGTGGCTGCTGGGGGTCGCGGCGGCGATGGCGATGCTGCTGGCCGGGGTGCTGACGGCGGTGCGGACACCGGTGGAGAGCGGGACTCTCGGTTTCGCCGGACGGTGTGCGCTGCGGCTGGGGATCGTGACCGCGCTGGCGCTGCCGCTGCTGGCATGGCTGACGGAGGTGTCCGTGGACGCGTCGCTGGCGGTGCTGGGCGTCGACGCGTTCGACGCGGGCATCGAGCTGCACGGGCAGCTGGGGATGGCGCTGCTGCTCGGTGCGCTGTGGGGGGCGGGTGCGGGGGCGGCCGGTGCGCTGCTCGCGCGGGCCACGGGGGCAGCGGGGCAGCGGGCGGCGGCTTTGGCACTCGGTGACGGGGCGGTGGGGGGCGCGGGGCCTGCGCGGCAGGCGGGCGCGTTGCCTGGGCAGGCGGTCGGGTCCGGGCCGTACGCGCCGGGTTCGTCGTACCGGCCGCCGAATCCCGACACCAATCCGTATTTGCGGGTGCCCGAGGAGCTGCGGGAGCCGGAGGACGCCCGACCGCAGGTGCCCTCTTCCTCCGATGACCAGGACCTCAGCGGCGACGATGTGTACGGCGCTCCCACCGTGGTCCGGCCGATGGGCCCGCCGCCGCGGTCGTCGCGGTGGTCTCCCCGTGGGCGGCCCGGGAGCCGGTCCTCGGACGGGTCGGGCGAGGGGCCGCCGCCACCTCCGCCTCCGCCGCCGCCCGCGCCACCGCGGGGGCCCAAGGGGCGCGGTTGA
- a CDS encoding transglycosylase SLT domain-containing protein, which translates to MPKNFLTSGYRRALTRQHKIAVAGVATLGAAAIALSAVPGNAQTTTTAEPAAAQVAFKNEQIKDVKASVTDQLANATLKAEAIAAKKKAEADAAAKKKAEAAKKAAAEAAAKKKAEQARKAKEAASRSTARAQVKPVAAKTYANNLDGWIKHALDIMDKHNIPGTYNGLYRNIIRESSGNPNAINNWDINAQNGVPSIGLLQVIKPTFDAYHVPGTAWSQYDPVANLTAAANYAADRYGSIDNVNSAY; encoded by the coding sequence ATGCCCAAGAACTTCCTGACTTCTGGTTATCGTCGTGCGCTGACCAGGCAGCACAAGATCGCCGTCGCCGGTGTCGCCACGCTCGGCGCCGCCGCCATCGCGCTCTCCGCGGTTCCGGGCAATGCGCAGACCACGACCACTGCCGAGCCCGCCGCTGCCCAGGTGGCGTTCAAGAACGAGCAGATCAAGGACGTCAAGGCCAGCGTCACCGACCAGCTCGCGAACGCCACCCTCAAGGCCGAGGCCATCGCGGCCAAGAAGAAGGCCGAGGCCGACGCCGCCGCGAAGAAGAAGGCCGAGGCCGCGAAGAAGGCCGCCGCCGAGGCCGCCGCGAAGAAGAAGGCCGAGCAGGCGCGCAAGGCCAAGGAGGCCGCGAGCCGGTCCACCGCCCGCGCCCAGGTCAAGCCGGTCGCCGCGAAGACCTACGCGAACAACCTGGACGGCTGGATCAAGCACGCCCTCGACATCATGGACAAGCACAACATCCCGGGCACCTACAACGGTCTGTACCGGAACATCATCCGCGAGTCCTCGGGCAACCCCAACGCCATCAACAACTGGGACATCAACGCCCAGAACGGCGTCCCGTCGATCGGTCTGCTGCAGGTCATCAAGCCGACCTTCGACGCGTACCACGTCCCCGGCACCGCCTGGAGCCAGTACGACCCGGTCGCCAACCTGACCGCTGCCGCCAACTACGCGGCCGACCGGTACGGCTCGATCGACAACGTCAACAGCGCGTACTGA
- a CDS encoding FadR/GntR family transcriptional regulator, translated as MPLSQQHRSALSEQVIAALRNQITSGEWPVGSRIPTEPELVEQLGVARNTIREAVRALAHNGLLDIRQGSGTYVVATSELAGVMHRRFADADPRHIAELRSTLESGAAKLAAERRTERDLKQLDALLVRREEAWASGDAEAFVAADATFHLAVVAASHNDAMTAMYADLGEVLRDWLREDVGEELTPETYMDHARLVDAIRAGDAVTAAEEAASYPFQCRPGKFTASGG; from the coding sequence ATGCCTCTGAGCCAGCAACACCGCTCGGCGCTGTCCGAGCAGGTCATCGCCGCGCTGCGGAATCAGATCACCTCGGGCGAGTGGCCGGTCGGCTCCCGTATCCCGACCGAGCCGGAGCTGGTGGAGCAGCTGGGCGTCGCCCGCAACACGATTCGCGAGGCCGTCCGCGCCCTCGCGCACAACGGCCTGCTGGACATCCGCCAGGGCTCGGGCACCTATGTCGTGGCGACCAGCGAGCTGGCCGGGGTGATGCACCGCCGCTTCGCCGACGCCGACCCGCGGCACATCGCCGAACTGCGCTCGACGCTGGAGTCGGGCGCCGCGAAGCTGGCCGCCGAGCGGCGCACCGAGAGGGACCTGAAGCAGCTGGACGCGCTGCTGGTGCGGCGTGAGGAGGCCTGGGCGTCGGGCGACGCGGAGGCGTTCGTGGCGGCCGACGCCACCTTCCATCTGGCGGTGGTGGCCGCGTCCCACAACGACGCGATGACGGCGATGTACGCGGACCTGGGCGAGGTGCTGCGGGACTGGCTGCGCGAGGACGTCGGCGAGGAGCTGACGCCGGAGACGTACATGGACCACGCCCGGCTGGTGGACGCGATCCGCGCGGGCGACGCGGTGACCGCCGCCGAGGAGGCGGCGAGCTATCCGTTCCAGTGCCGTCCGGGGAAGTTCACTGCTTCTGGTGGCTGA